The Sphingopyxis fribergensis genome contains a region encoding:
- a CDS encoding substrate-binding domain-containing protein produces MTTLDIGCSRYDHVAGLFDGNIKIEGAEVRMHSADIPSDIFEKMIREDAYDAAELGLTYLLRLIDEGDDRFVALPVFLARVFRHSAIYINTEAGIARPEDLAGKTVGEFGLYGHDGGVWPKGILSDEYGISPDQCRWVIGATDWYMPPFDFIAQPHPANVDVQPAPEGRTLSDMLESGEIQALMSARAPRCFVEGSPKVGRLFPDHEAVERDYFKRTGIFPIMHTLVVRRERLAADPNLARAIFDAFAKAKEEALDRLRKGMVEMNFKTTLPWQTPLLARDRALLGDDWWPFGMKANQAALDTFCRYFHEQGLSRRRFAIDELFAADLLQT; encoded by the coding sequence ATGACTACGCTCGATATCGGCTGCTCGCGCTACGACCATGTCGCGGGGCTGTTCGACGGCAACATCAAGATCGAAGGCGCCGAAGTGCGGATGCACAGCGCGGATATTCCCTCCGACATTTTTGAGAAGATGATCCGCGAAGATGCTTATGACGCGGCGGAACTCGGTCTCACCTACCTGCTGCGGCTGATCGATGAGGGGGACGATCGTTTCGTGGCCCTGCCTGTCTTTCTCGCCCGCGTGTTCCGGCATTCGGCGATCTACATCAACACGGAGGCCGGCATCGCGCGGCCGGAAGACCTCGCCGGCAAGACGGTCGGCGAGTTCGGCCTGTACGGGCACGACGGCGGCGTCTGGCCGAAGGGCATCCTGTCCGACGAATATGGTATCTCTCCGGACCAATGTCGCTGGGTGATCGGCGCGACCGACTGGTACATGCCACCGTTCGACTTCATCGCGCAGCCGCATCCGGCGAACGTGGACGTACAGCCCGCGCCCGAGGGCCGGACGCTCAGCGACATGCTCGAAAGCGGTGAGATCCAGGCGCTGATGTCCGCGCGGGCACCGCGTTGTTTCGTCGAGGGTTCTCCCAAGGTCGGCCGCCTCTTCCCTGACCACGAGGCGGTCGAGCGCGACTATTTCAAGCGCACCGGCATCTTTCCGATCATGCACACGCTGGTCGTCCGTCGCGAGCGGCTCGCTGCGGATCCAAACCTCGCCCGCGCGATCTTCGACGCCTTCGCAAAAGCCAAGGAAGAGGCGCTCGATCGCCTCCGCAAGGGCATGGTGGAGATGAACTTCAAGACGACCTTGCCTTGGCAGACGCCGCTGCTCGCGCGCGACCGCGCGCTGCTCGGCGACGACTGGTGGCCCTTTGGAATGAAGGCGAACCAGGCCGCGCTCGACACTTTCTGCCGGTACTTCCACGAACAGGGCCTGTCGCGTCGGCGCTTCGCTATCGACGAGCTATTCGCGGCTGACCTTCTTCAGACCTGA
- a CDS encoding amidohydrolase family protein has product MRLIALEEHIATPEVVEAWRRLDPQWRDVGFGNSSEGLVGAALQNFGDERLAAMDASGVDVQVLSLTTPGVQNMDADDAVRLQAQVNDLLAETVRAHPDRFQAFATLATPDPDAAVKELERATMRLGMNGAMLFGRTRNRNMDHPDYWPIYEAAAAMRVPLYLHPQSPTPAVRSQLYAGFDSDVSALFAIGGVGWHYETGVQVIRLILSGVLDRFPDLTLILGHWGEMILFYLERIDLLAGAAKLPRRMEQYVRDQVYVSPSGMFSQRYLGWAAEVIGTDRILFSTDYPFVPASRDGRHFLEEADISDTDRANIASGNWDRLIARIRRGAGGSA; this is encoded by the coding sequence ATGCGCCTGATCGCGCTCGAGGAGCATATCGCGACGCCGGAAGTGGTGGAGGCGTGGCGGCGGCTCGATCCGCAGTGGCGGGACGTCGGCTTCGGCAACTCGTCCGAGGGACTGGTCGGGGCGGCCTTGCAGAATTTTGGCGACGAACGCCTCGCCGCGATGGACGCAAGCGGCGTCGATGTGCAGGTGCTCTCGCTCACCACGCCCGGCGTCCAGAATATGGATGCCGACGATGCGGTCCGCCTGCAGGCGCAGGTCAACGATCTGCTGGCCGAGACAGTGCGCGCGCATCCCGACCGGTTTCAGGCCTTCGCCACGCTCGCGACGCCGGATCCCGATGCGGCGGTGAAGGAACTCGAGCGGGCCACGATGCGGCTCGGCATGAACGGCGCGATGCTGTTCGGCCGCACCCGAAACAGGAACATGGATCATCCGGACTACTGGCCGATCTATGAAGCGGCGGCGGCCATGCGGGTACCGCTCTATCTCCACCCGCAATCCCCGACCCCGGCTGTGCGCTCGCAACTCTACGCCGGCTTCGATTCCGACGTCAGCGCACTGTTCGCGATCGGAGGCGTCGGTTGGCATTACGAAACCGGGGTGCAGGTGATCCGGTTGATCCTGTCGGGCGTGCTAGACCGTTTCCCGGACCTCACGCTGATCCTCGGCCATTGGGGCGAGATGATCCTGTTCTATCTCGAACGGATCGACCTCCTGGCAGGAGCGGCAAAGCTGCCGCGCCGCATGGAGCAGTATGTGAGGGATCAGGTCTATGTCAGCCCGAGCGGCATGTTCAGCCAGCGATATCTGGGCTGGGCAGCCGAGGTGATCGGTACCGACCGCATCCTCTTCTCGACCGACTATCCGTTCGTGCCGGCGAGCCGTGATGGTCGCCACTTTCTCGAAGAGGCCGACATCTCCGACACCGATCGCGCGAATATCGCGAGCGGCAATTGGGATCGTCTTATTGCACGCATCCGGCGCGGCGCGGGAGGTTCGGCATGA
- a CDS encoding substrate-binding domain-containing protein — MTKLDIAFWNYDRAQALRDGEVTIEGVEATFHNGRIVTDIFEGMVKHRAYDVSDLGLSYFLRTMDTEEAPFRLLPVPLLHMFRHSAIYINKTKGIERPQDLNGKQIGELALYGHDAGVMPKGMLSDEFGFRPESCRWIVGGIDFPLKPIDWLPKPVPDGVEVVYAAADEDLGEMLAAGEIDALISADAPKCVLEKQPNVGRLFEDYETVERDYYRRTGIFPIMHMVSVKKELAGDADLMRAVYKGFLDAKEAMAEKLRRGMTFNNMTVMVPWLSHLMQENIDTLGADWWPYGVTKNRPAIEAFLRYHYEQGLSKRLWTIEEVFVPALLDS; from the coding sequence ATGACCAAGCTCGACATCGCCTTCTGGAATTACGACCGCGCGCAGGCGCTGCGAGATGGCGAGGTGACGATCGAAGGCGTCGAAGCGACGTTCCATAACGGCAGGATCGTCACTGACATCTTCGAAGGCATGGTGAAGCATCGTGCCTACGATGTCTCTGATCTCGGCCTCAGCTATTTTCTGCGCACCATGGACACCGAGGAAGCGCCATTCAGGCTGCTGCCAGTTCCGCTGCTGCATATGTTTCGCCACTCGGCGATCTACATCAACAAGACCAAGGGCATCGAGCGCCCACAGGACCTCAATGGCAAACAGATCGGCGAGCTGGCGCTCTACGGCCATGATGCCGGCGTGATGCCCAAGGGCATGTTGTCGGACGAGTTCGGCTTCCGGCCCGAGAGCTGCCGCTGGATCGTCGGCGGCATCGATTTCCCGCTGAAGCCGATCGACTGGCTTCCCAAGCCCGTGCCCGACGGCGTCGAGGTCGTCTATGCCGCAGCCGACGAGGATCTCGGCGAGATGCTCGCCGCCGGAGAGATCGACGCGCTGATCTCCGCTGACGCCCCCAAGTGCGTGCTCGAGAAGCAGCCGAACGTCGGCCGCCTGTTCGAGGATTACGAGACGGTCGAGCGAGATTACTACAGGCGCACCGGCATCTTTCCCATCATGCACATGGTCTCGGTGAAGAAGGAACTGGCAGGCGACGCCGATCTGATGCGGGCCGTCTACAAGGGCTTCCTGGACGCCAAGGAAGCAATGGCGGAGAAGCTGCGCAGGGGCATGACCTTCAACAACATGACGGTGATGGTCCCCTGGCTCAGCCATCTGATGCAGGAGAATATCGACACGCTCGGCGCCGACTGGTGGCCCTATGGGGTCACGAAGAACAGGCCCGCAATCGAGGCTTTCCTGCGCTATCACTATGAGCAGGGCTTGTCGAAGCGGTTGTGGACGATCGAAGAGGTGTTCGTCCCGGCCCTACTGGATAGCTGA
- a CDS encoding MarR family winged helix-turn-helix transcriptional regulator has translation MTIDRQSLTDFYARETLRAPENAVGFLLWRVMHRYQRAIDRALAPLDLTHLQFTTLAMVGWLCRKEEPTTQVELARHADIHVMQVSLMLKALEKKGLVARLPSSSDTRAKRVAITSAGLEALKVAMPLAIEIQQRMFGAAGEPGGALLTELRDVERRAE, from the coding sequence ATGACCATCGATCGACAATCCCTCACTGACTTTTACGCGCGAGAGACACTCCGTGCGCCGGAGAACGCGGTGGGATTCCTACTCTGGCGGGTGATGCACCGCTATCAGCGTGCGATCGACCGGGCGCTGGCTCCGCTGGACCTTACGCATCTGCAATTCACAACGCTCGCGATGGTCGGTTGGCTGTGCCGGAAAGAGGAACCCACGACCCAGGTCGAACTCGCTCGGCATGCCGACATTCATGTCATGCAGGTCTCGCTGATGCTCAAGGCACTAGAGAAGAAAGGATTGGTGGCGCGGCTGCCATCGTCATCGGACACGCGCGCCAAGCGCGTCGCGATTACGTCCGCTGGTCTTGAGGCCCTCAAGGTCGCGATGCCGCTCGCGATCGAGATACAGCAGCGGATGTTCGGGGCGGCGGGGGAGCCGGGCGGCGCGCTCCTGACGGAGTTACGCGATGTCGAGAGAAGGGCTGAGTGA
- a CDS encoding TetR/AcrR family transcriptional regulator codes for MARPREFDTDAALDGAITVFSEHGYEGSSAQMLVDAMGIGRQSLYAAFGDKWQLYCASVRRYGMGECAAHFEALRSGARAIDGINAMLRRVVATAATPCLGVGSTCEFGASRPDLVDIHSALGRTLHMAIATRVRDAQREGDILGSLNPDTIAQFLIANIAGIRIAGRGGADRSTLGSLQELVMRALR; via the coding sequence ATGGCAAGACCTCGGGAATTCGATACGGATGCTGCTCTGGACGGTGCGATCACCGTGTTCAGCGAGCATGGCTATGAGGGCAGTTCGGCCCAGATGCTCGTGGACGCGATGGGCATTGGGCGGCAGAGCCTCTACGCTGCATTCGGAGACAAGTGGCAACTCTATTGCGCATCGGTGCGGCGCTACGGCATGGGCGAGTGCGCGGCGCATTTCGAGGCGCTTCGCAGCGGCGCGCGCGCCATCGACGGTATTAACGCAATGCTGCGCCGTGTCGTGGCGACAGCCGCCACGCCTTGCCTTGGCGTCGGTTCGACCTGCGAGTTCGGCGCGTCGCGACCGGACCTCGTCGATATCCATTCAGCACTGGGCAGGACATTGCACATGGCCATCGCCACCCGCGTTCGCGACGCCCAACGTGAGGGCGATATTCTGGGCAGCCTCAATCCCGATACGATCGCGCAGTTTCTGATCGCCAATATCGCCGGGATCCGCATCGCCGGACGAGGCGGCGCCGACCGATCAACGCTGGGCAGCTTGCAGGAGTTGGTCATGCGCGCGCTGCGCTGA